The following coding sequences lie in one Kitasatospora azatica KCTC 9699 genomic window:
- a CDS encoding MFS transporter: MISARLLRRLPQGYRPLFAHRPFRRLLPALAVSDLGDGMSVVAVAWLAVQLSSPGARGPLIGAAVAAYVLPGALGALLLGRRLRSLPAQRLIRANAWMRAAFLGCIPLAWALGLLHPALYLTLLAGSSLLHAWGGSAKYAMAAQILPAEQRLAANALLSTSGWVSTIVGPALAGVLAAAIAPAWIIGLDALSFAALAVQTAHLGEPDTPVPAGPASDARPGEGLRLLRTRPELLVLLAVTWLFNLFYGPVEVALPLFVAQDLHAGAGALGLYWAAFGIGAVSGALAVGALRNLPLWPVLLCIIAGHGLAMLPFALHAPAMFSLAGFTLGGVIYGPYSALAFKLFQDHTPATLLTTVLALRASVLLTASPVGAALGGPLTTALGARQVLTGTGIAMILVAACAAALWIYSTKRHQIRTHSLSVSDPRS; the protein is encoded by the coding sequence ATGATCTCAGCACGCCTGCTCCGTCGGCTGCCCCAGGGGTACCGACCGCTCTTCGCCCACCGCCCGTTCCGGCGCCTGCTGCCCGCACTGGCGGTATCCGACCTCGGCGACGGGATGAGCGTCGTCGCGGTGGCGTGGCTGGCCGTGCAGCTCTCCTCTCCCGGTGCGCGCGGCCCGCTGATCGGAGCCGCGGTCGCCGCCTATGTCCTGCCCGGCGCCCTCGGCGCGCTGCTGCTGGGCCGTCGGCTGCGCTCCCTTCCCGCACAGCGGCTGATCCGCGCGAACGCCTGGATGCGCGCGGCCTTCCTCGGCTGCATCCCCCTCGCGTGGGCGCTCGGCCTACTCCACCCCGCCCTCTACCTCACGCTGCTCGCCGGCTCATCCCTCCTCCACGCCTGGGGTGGCAGCGCCAAGTACGCCATGGCCGCCCAGATCCTCCCCGCCGAGCAGCGCCTGGCGGCCAACGCACTGCTCAGCACCAGCGGCTGGGTGTCCACGATCGTGGGCCCAGCGCTCGCCGGAGTCCTCGCGGCGGCCATCGCCCCGGCCTGGATCATCGGCCTGGACGCCCTGTCCTTCGCCGCACTGGCCGTCCAGACCGCGCACCTGGGCGAGCCGGATACTCCGGTGCCCGCCGGGCCTGCCTCCGACGCCCGACCGGGTGAAGGCCTGCGCCTCCTGCGCACCCGGCCCGAACTGCTCGTCCTGCTCGCCGTCACCTGGCTGTTCAACCTGTTCTACGGCCCCGTCGAAGTCGCACTGCCCCTGTTCGTCGCGCAGGACCTCCACGCCGGCGCGGGGGCCCTCGGCCTGTACTGGGCCGCATTCGGCATCGGAGCGGTCAGTGGAGCCCTGGCCGTCGGCGCCCTGCGGAACCTACCGCTGTGGCCGGTCCTGCTGTGCATCATCGCCGGTCACGGCCTGGCCATGCTGCCCTTCGCACTCCACGCACCCGCCATGTTCTCCCTGGCGGGCTTCACCCTGGGCGGTGTGATCTACGGCCCCTACAGTGCCCTGGCCTTCAAACTGTTCCAGGACCACACCCCGGCAACCCTACTCACCACCGTCCTTGCCCTGCGCGCGTCCGTCCTACTGACAGCGTCGCCCGTCGGCGCGGCACTGGGCGGACCCCTCACCACCGCCCTGGGGGCCCGCCAGGTGCTGACCGGCACAGGCATCGCCATGATCCTCGTCGCCGCCTGCGCTGCGGCACTGTGGATCTACAGCACGAAACGGCACCAGATCCGAACCCACTCACTATCAGTTAGCGACCCACGCTCCTAG
- a CDS encoding hyaluronoglucosaminidase, which yields MTVALEGATPASADTTTTTFPGPVTAEKFYTNASAESAYFKTASTTDHAVTVYQAATSGSGAALNVVSSNPGTSAMYLSGTETGRGTLKIAHVGYADGSDLNAAALSIDLQTAGTAAQGIYLTTTSGAPTKGNLIAVRNNANLDDFIVKGSGLIGVGIDRASTPRAQVHIKQQSSAPAGLLVEGVVRVGNAATVPTSVDATAGGGALYAQGGALMWRGSNGTVTQIAQA from the coding sequence GTGACCGTTGCGCTGGAGGGTGCGACGCCGGCGAGCGCGGACACGACGACCACCACGTTTCCGGGGCCGGTGACGGCGGAGAAGTTCTACACCAACGCGAGCGCGGAGTCCGCGTACTTCAAGACCGCCTCGACGACCGATCACGCCGTGACCGTCTATCAGGCCGCCACCTCCGGCAGCGGGGCGGCGCTGAACGTGGTGTCCAGCAACCCGGGCACCTCGGCGATGTACCTGAGCGGGACGGAGACCGGGCGCGGAACGTTGAAGATCGCGCACGTCGGGTACGCCGATGGGTCGGACCTGAACGCCGCCGCGCTCTCCATCGACCTGCAGACGGCCGGTACGGCCGCCCAGGGGATCTACCTGACGACGACCAGTGGCGCGCCGACCAAGGGCAATCTGATCGCCGTGCGCAACAACGCGAACCTGGACGACTTCATCGTCAAGGGCAGCGGCCTGATCGGCGTCGGGATCGACCGGGCGTCCACCCCGCGCGCGCAGGTGCACATCAAGCAGCAGTCGAGTGCTCCGGCCGGCCTGCTGGTCGAGGGCGTGGTGCGGGTCGGCAACGCCGCAACCGTGCCGACCTCGGTCGACGCCACGGCCGGCGGCGGTGCCCTCTACGCCCAGGGCGGCGCGCTGATGTGGCGCGGCTCCAACGGCACCGTCACCCAGATCGCGCAGGCCTGA
- a CDS encoding response regulator transcription factor — translation MSAPAVATNPPGPRPQHRLPAVVTLDAAATGRLLARLAAVGVAPYPLVSWGTVAGYRHLLRAAPPLVLLDLAGPADRRAVDRLVRGCRLLAPVAVLTAAGTDPVPALEAGAVDVMNREAPALELAARLRADLRRPSPVPARSLRITGGSAAQFLLLDLLGGADGPVCCHELRWLLGRPGHPLPLPTLKLRMQRLQPLLRGTGLTLHSATEYGLATYRLGPAPTKGSDV, via the coding sequence ATGTCCGCACCGGCCGTCGCCACCAACCCACCCGGGCCCCGTCCACAGCACCGACTCCCGGCCGTCGTGACCCTCGACGCCGCCGCCACCGGGCGGCTGCTCGCGCGGCTCGCCGCAGTCGGCGTCGCACCGTACCCGCTGGTCTCCTGGGGCACCGTCGCCGGCTACCGCCATCTGCTGCGCGCCGCCCCGCCGTTGGTCCTGCTGGACCTGGCCGGACCGGCCGACCGGCGGGCGGTGGACCGGCTGGTCCGGGGCTGCCGACTGCTCGCGCCGGTCGCGGTGCTGACCGCCGCCGGCACCGACCCGGTGCCCGCACTGGAGGCGGGTGCCGTGGACGTGATGAACCGTGAGGCGCCGGCCCTGGAGCTCGCCGCACGGCTGCGCGCCGACCTGCGCCGCCCGAGCCCCGTACCGGCCCGCTCGCTGCGGATCACCGGCGGCTCGGCGGCCCAGTTCCTGCTGCTCGACCTGCTCGGCGGCGCGGACGGCCCGGTCTGCTGCCACGAGCTGCGCTGGCTGCTGGGCCGCCCGGGCCATCCGCTGCCGCTGCCCACGCTGAAGCTGCGGATGCAGCGGCTGCAGCCGCTGCTGCGCGGCACCGGCCTGACCCTGCACTCCGCCACCGAGTACGGCCTCGCCACCTACCGGCTGGGGCCCGCGCCCACCAAGGGATCCGACGTATGA
- a CDS encoding right-handed parallel beta-helix repeat-containing protein, which translates to MSRHLLTVSPTRPDAHRTIGGALAAAREGTIITVLPGHYTENLVITVPVTIVAEPAPGPDGPSVTVEAATGSAVRLTAEAATICGLTLVSSDNQAPTVDGAQGRLTLEECVLRADAWAAALAREGAALVLRDCTVTNPGGAGVVAAGGEAMVAGCTIERIGSSAIVISAAANPVIRDCTLRDIAGNAVCAGDRARGTVESCDISRIESPALAFEKESTTTVRSCVVHDIDDTAVHIASRARPTLEDCEIRDAGGHGFAVTEHADPVVRRCTVRRTRGHAFSLSAGARGRYEECRVSEIQAPALWVGDGAAPTVVGGVLSDCNDVGLVLGDGAGGTFEGLEIRDLRSHGIGIRGGANPLLRKLRIHGCQGHGVVVLEQGRGRIEDCEISGTRFAAIATSDGGNPMVQATRLIGSSDAGVLVGAGGLGVFRDCEIRDAALHGVAVEDGGDVSLTRTRVRGCGGDGVHLAERTRASLNGCELEANGGDGIAVRTTEPVSVRGCTTRGNAGAGLRQHLPNQRLTIEDLSSERNGKPDAYGTAAATAAPQPGDPRRADARAATPAPTAAPEPVAPAEPPRSLAELLKELENLVGLTGVKQEVASLVSLNQLAQRRAAAGLPAPPMSRHLVFAGPPGTGKTTIARLYGQILRALGVLRLGHVVEVARADLVAQIVGGTALKTTEVFDSARGGVLFVDEAYTLSGKESAGPDFGREAIDTLVKLMEDHRDDVVVIAAGYSHEMRTFLAANPGLTSRFTRTIEFDNYSTAELVTIVERDCVRHQFVLEEGTRRALTAHFDRIPRNEHFGNGRTARQVFEDMVGRQAQRLGALPETGEADLVRLLPEDLGVAASAGVGTSARAADRAGVDELRAKLTAMVGLERVKHDVTDLVNLIAVARQREQAGLPVPPLSRHLVFSGAPGTGKTTVARLYGQLLTALGVLARGQLVEVARADLVGEFVGQTAQRTREVFDKARGGVLFIDEAYTLTPRGATGGDFGREAVDTLVKLMEDHRDEVVVIAAGYAEEMDEFVAANPGLASRFSHRIEFENYAPEQLVTILDRHATQSGYQLADETKQLLLGHFAVVERGRTFGNARYARQVLDSMITRQAGRLAGLTATLDDLRLLLPQDASAVV; encoded by the coding sequence ATGAGTCGTCACCTCCTCACCGTCTCGCCGACCCGGCCGGACGCCCACCGGACCATCGGCGGCGCGCTGGCCGCCGCCCGCGAGGGCACCATCATCACCGTGCTGCCGGGCCACTACACCGAGAACCTGGTCATCACCGTCCCGGTCACCATCGTCGCCGAGCCGGCCCCCGGCCCGGACGGCCCAAGCGTCACGGTCGAGGCCGCGACCGGCAGCGCCGTGCGGCTGACCGCCGAGGCGGCCACCATCTGCGGCCTCACGCTGGTCAGTTCGGACAACCAGGCGCCCACCGTGGACGGCGCGCAGGGCCGGCTGACCCTGGAGGAGTGCGTGCTGCGCGCCGACGCCTGGGCGGCCGCACTGGCCCGCGAGGGCGCCGCGCTGGTGCTGCGCGACTGCACGGTGACCAACCCGGGTGGGGCCGGCGTGGTGGCCGCCGGCGGCGAGGCGATGGTGGCCGGCTGCACCATCGAACGGATCGGCAGCTCGGCGATCGTGATCTCCGCGGCGGCCAACCCGGTGATCCGCGACTGCACGCTGCGCGACATCGCCGGCAACGCGGTCTGCGCGGGCGACCGGGCCCGCGGCACCGTCGAGTCCTGCGACATCTCGCGGATCGAGAGCCCCGCCCTGGCCTTCGAGAAGGAGAGCACCACCACCGTCCGCTCCTGCGTGGTGCACGACATCGACGACACCGCCGTGCACATCGCCAGCCGGGCCCGGCCCACCCTGGAGGACTGCGAGATCAGGGACGCCGGCGGCCACGGCTTCGCGGTCACCGAGCACGCCGACCCGGTGGTCCGCCGCTGCACGGTCCGCCGCACCAGGGGCCACGCGTTCAGCCTGTCGGCCGGCGCGCGCGGCCGCTACGAGGAGTGCCGGGTCAGCGAGATCCAGGCGCCGGCCCTGTGGGTCGGCGACGGCGCCGCGCCGACCGTGGTGGGCGGTGTGCTCAGCGACTGCAACGACGTGGGCCTGGTGCTCGGCGACGGCGCCGGCGGCACCTTCGAGGGCCTGGAGATCCGCGACCTGCGCAGCCACGGCATCGGCATCCGCGGCGGCGCCAACCCGCTGCTGCGCAAGCTGCGGATCCACGGCTGCCAGGGGCACGGCGTGGTGGTGCTGGAGCAGGGGCGCGGCCGGATCGAGGACTGCGAGATCTCCGGTACCCGGTTCGCCGCGATCGCCACCTCCGACGGCGGCAACCCGATGGTCCAGGCGACCCGGCTGATCGGCAGTTCGGACGCCGGGGTGCTGGTCGGCGCGGGCGGCCTCGGGGTGTTCCGCGACTGCGAGATCCGCGACGCGGCGCTGCACGGCGTCGCGGTGGAGGACGGCGGGGACGTCTCGCTCACCCGGACCAGGGTGCGCGGCTGCGGCGGCGACGGCGTCCACCTGGCCGAACGCACCCGCGCCTCGCTCAACGGCTGCGAGCTGGAGGCGAACGGCGGCGACGGGATCGCGGTGCGCACCACCGAGCCGGTCTCGGTGCGCGGCTGCACCACCCGCGGCAACGCGGGCGCCGGGCTGCGCCAGCACCTGCCGAACCAGCGCCTGACCATCGAGGACCTCAGCAGCGAGCGCAACGGCAAACCCGACGCCTACGGCACCGCCGCCGCCACCGCGGCGCCGCAGCCCGGCGACCCGCGCCGGGCCGACGCCCGGGCGGCGACGCCCGCGCCCACGGCCGCCCCCGAACCGGTCGCACCCGCCGAGCCACCGCGCTCGCTGGCCGAGCTGCTCAAGGAGTTGGAGAACCTGGTCGGTCTGACCGGGGTCAAGCAGGAGGTGGCCTCACTGGTCAGCCTCAACCAGCTCGCCCAGCGCCGGGCCGCCGCCGGCCTGCCCGCGCCGCCGATGAGCCGGCACCTGGTCTTCGCCGGGCCGCCCGGCACCGGCAAGACCACCATCGCCCGGCTCTACGGCCAGATCCTGCGCGCGCTCGGCGTGCTGCGGCTCGGGCACGTGGTGGAGGTGGCTCGGGCGGACCTGGTGGCGCAGATCGTCGGCGGCACCGCGCTGAAGACCACCGAGGTCTTCGACTCGGCGCGCGGCGGCGTGCTCTTCGTGGACGAGGCCTACACGCTCAGCGGCAAGGAGAGCGCCGGCCCGGACTTCGGCCGGGAGGCGATCGACACCCTGGTCAAGCTGATGGAGGACCACCGCGACGACGTGGTGGTGATCGCCGCCGGGTACTCGCACGAGATGCGCACCTTCCTGGCCGCCAACCCCGGCCTGACCTCGCGCTTCACCCGCACCATCGAGTTCGACAACTACAGCACCGCCGAACTGGTCACGATCGTCGAACGCGACTGCGTCCGGCACCAGTTCGTGCTGGAGGAGGGAACCCGGCGGGCGCTCACCGCGCACTTCGACCGGATCCCCAGGAACGAGCACTTCGGCAACGGCCGGACCGCGCGGCAGGTCTTCGAGGACATGGTGGGCCGCCAGGCCCAGCGTCTCGGCGCGCTGCCGGAGACGGGCGAGGCCGACCTGGTCCGACTGCTGCCCGAGGACCTCGGGGTGGCCGCCTCGGCCGGCGTCGGGACCTCGGCCCGGGCGGCGGACCGGGCCGGCGTCGACGAGCTGAGGGCCAAGCTGACCGCGATGGTCGGCCTGGAGCGGGTCAAGCACGACGTCACGGACCTGGTGAACCTGATCGCGGTGGCCCGCCAGCGCGAGCAGGCCGGACTGCCGGTGCCGCCGCTCTCCCGCCACCTGGTCTTCTCCGGCGCCCCCGGCACCGGCAAGACCACGGTGGCCCGGCTCTACGGCCAACTGCTCACCGCCCTGGGCGTGCTGGCCCGCGGCCAACTGGTCGAGGTGGCCCGGGCCGACCTGGTCGGCGAGTTCGTCGGACAGACCGCCCAACGCACCCGCGAGGTCTTCGACAAGGCCCGCGGCGGCGTGCTCTTCATCGACGAGGCCTACACCCTCACCCCACGGGGCGCCACCGGCGGCGACTTCGGCCGGGAGGCCGTGGACACGCTGGTCAAGCTGATGGAGGACCACCGCGACGAGGTGGTGGTGATCGCCGCCGGCTACGCCGAGGAGATGGACGAGTTCGTCGCCGCCAACCCGGGCCTGGCCTCCCGCTTCTCGCACCGGATCGAGTTCGAGAACTACGCACCCGAGCAGCTGGTCACCATCCTGGACCGGCACGCCACCCAGTCCGGCTACCAACTGGCCGACGAGACGAAGCAGTTGCTGCTCGGCCACTTCGCCGTGGTGGAACGCGGCCGGACCTTCGGCAACGCCCGCTACGCCCGCCAGGTGCTGGACTCGATGATCACCAGGCAGGCCGGCCGGCTGGCCGGGCTCACCGCCACCCTGGACGACCTGCGGCTGCTGCTGCCGCAGGACGCCTCGGCGGTGGTCTGA
- a CDS encoding MerR family transcriptional regulator: MRYVGIGELARQAGMRASALRYYESLGLLPAARREGGRRLWPAATLRRIALIRMSQRAGFTLAEIRRLLDSDTGQGATRQWRALAERKLPELDRVVQQTQQLREAVAACLACGCMNFTDCELLAGAPAAET; this comes from the coding sequence GTGCGATACGTGGGCATCGGGGAGCTGGCGCGCCAGGCGGGCATGCGGGCCTCGGCCCTGCGCTACTACGAGAGCCTGGGGCTCCTGCCCGCCGCGCGCCGCGAGGGCGGCCGCAGACTGTGGCCTGCCGCCACCTTGCGGCGGATCGCGCTGATCCGGATGTCGCAGCGCGCGGGGTTCACCCTGGCCGAGATCCGTCGGCTCCTGGACAGTGACACCGGCCAGGGTGCCACTCGCCAGTGGCGGGCCCTGGCCGAACGCAAGCTCCCCGAACTCGACCGTGTCGTCCAGCAGACCCAGCAACTGCGCGAAGCGGTCGCGGCCTGCCTCGCCTGCGGCTGCATGAACTTCACCGACTGCGAACTCCTGGCCGGCGCACCCGCCGCGGAGACGTGA
- a CDS encoding FtsX-like permease family protein has translation MRHRGPSAVTVLRLTVPILACTLALSTWATLDAVARTSAGGVRSAVLTVRQVSGGGGAGGGGTGSAPAGAPGSAGSGTPNPDALREALAADPASAGVYPGVELEALAPGQSATLTLRALGSSTVPFPFRVVEGRGVQATDEAVAGQGALDLLDVRVGQWVRVTTGGTPRILHIVGRNLEPERGGRVISTGLDTLDRPGDPSRPAFYSMVLRPGSDPARVQRELPTRTSALAGLAGQLDVRPAPDPAAQLTALRGSVVGLLVLLGLIALAELLTAAATGLREHRYDLGLLRAIGLTPRQAGAMMATRGAALALAGVALGTALGVPLARRLIDLQGRTGGVGEGIARAPSIGAVLTLAALTAAAAAALSALPALRAARLPGGDGVPRD, from the coding sequence TTGCGGCACCGAGGGCCGAGCGCCGTCACCGTGCTGCGGCTCACCGTTCCGATCCTGGCCTGCACCTTGGCGCTGAGCACCTGGGCCACCCTGGACGCGGTGGCTCGGACCTCGGCGGGGGGCGTGCGGTCGGCGGTCCTGACGGTGCGACAGGTGAGTGGCGGGGGCGGGGCGGGCGGTGGCGGCACCGGCAGTGCGCCTGCCGGCGCGCCGGGGAGTGCAGGCAGCGGCACCCCGAACCCCGATGCCCTGCGCGAGGCGCTCGCCGCCGACCCGGCCTCGGCCGGGGTCTACCCCGGGGTCGAGTTGGAGGCGCTGGCGCCCGGCCAGTCCGCCACGCTCACCCTGCGCGCGCTCGGCAGCAGCACCGTGCCGTTCCCGTTCCGGGTGGTGGAGGGACGCGGCGTCCAGGCCACCGACGAGGCCGTAGCCGGCCAAGGAGCGCTGGACCTGCTCGACGTCCGGGTCGGCCAGTGGGTCCGGGTGACCACCGGCGGCACCCCACGCATCCTGCACATCGTCGGCCGCAACCTGGAGCCCGAGCGCGGTGGCCGGGTGATCTCCACCGGGCTCGACACCCTGGACCGGCCCGGCGACCCGAGCCGGCCCGCCTTCTACAGCATGGTGCTGCGCCCGGGCAGCGACCCGGCCCGGGTCCAGCGCGAACTCCCCACCCGCACTTCCGCCCTGGCCGGCCTGGCCGGGCAGCTGGACGTGCGCCCGGCCCCCGACCCGGCCGCTCAGCTGACCGCGCTGCGCGGTTCGGTGGTCGGCCTGCTGGTGCTGCTGGGTCTGATCGCCCTGGCCGAGCTGCTGACGGCGGCGGCCACCGGCCTGCGCGAACACCGCTACGACCTGGGCCTGTTGCGGGCCATCGGGCTGACGCCACGGCAGGCCGGCGCCATGATGGCCACCCGGGGCGCCGCGCTGGCCCTCGCGGGGGTGGCGTTGGGCACCGCGCTGGGCGTCCCGCTGGCCCGCCGGCTGATCGACCTGCAGGGCCGGACCGGCGGCGTGGGCGAGGGCATCGCCCGAGCGCCGTCGATCGGCGCCGTGCTCACCCTGGCCGCCCTTACCGCAGCCGCGGCGGCCGCGCTTTCGGCCCTGCCGGCACTGCGCGCCGCCCGCCTGCCGGGTGGGGACGGCGTACCCCGGGACTGA
- a CDS encoding sigma-70 family RNA polymerase sigma factor, with protein sequence MSPTLTAARLAGSAATTANTRTRGKRAARAAEHVDERVMRAVYQEHGAAVLKFALSLIYDRQRAEDVVQETFLRLWRHPEALLAEDLSIRPWLFTVARRIVIDARRAQAVRPQEIGDAELEAQPLPDDAIERVTTRAAFHESMETLSPSHRAVLVELYYRGCSVAEAARRLGVPQGTVKSRSHYALRALRESLTRRGVLAH encoded by the coding sequence GTGAGCCCGACGCTGACCGCCGCTCGCCTGGCCGGCTCCGCCGCGACGACCGCCAACACCCGAACCCGCGGCAAACGGGCCGCGCGGGCGGCCGAGCACGTGGACGAGCGGGTGATGCGCGCCGTCTACCAGGAACACGGTGCGGCCGTGCTGAAGTTCGCGCTGTCGCTGATCTATGACCGGCAGCGCGCCGAGGACGTGGTCCAGGAAACGTTCCTGCGGCTCTGGCGCCACCCGGAGGCTCTGCTCGCCGAGGATCTGTCGATCCGGCCCTGGCTGTTCACCGTCGCCCGGCGGATCGTGATCGACGCCCGGCGGGCGCAGGCGGTACGGCCCCAGGAGATCGGCGACGCCGAACTCGAGGCCCAGCCGCTGCCCGACGACGCGATCGAGCGGGTGACCACCCGGGCCGCCTTCCACGAGTCGATGGAGACGCTGAGCCCGAGCCACCGTGCGGTGCTGGTCGAGCTCTACTACCGGGGCTGTTCGGTGGCCGAGGCCGCGCGCCGGCTCGGTGTCCCGCAGGGGACCGTCAAGTCGCGCAGCCACTACGCACTGCGGGCGCTGCGTGAGAGTCTGACCCGCCGTGGTGTTCTCGCCCACTAG
- the mycP gene encoding type VII secretion-associated serine protease mycosin: MISKLRTPSRLLVCAALTAGATGLLPVRATAADQCAAPATTVVHTVPPQQTRLDPQRAWTLTRGGGVTVAVLDSGVDASVPQLAGHVLPGADVVGGSGRGDSDCVGHGTFVAGLIAAQPTPGIGFAGLAPDVRILPVKQTTNGQDGSSASLAQAIVAAVAGGAQVINISLSADAPSDELQTAVQYALQRNVVLVAAAANSARQGNPVTYPAAYPGVIAVGAVDETGKRSDFSETGSFLDLVAPGTNILSLGTRGPGHALDQGTSFATPFVTAVAALVRAYHPELTPAQVKHRLEVTADHPGTALPNPQVGWGMVDPYAAVATILPEEGKQPTRPAPSPAPLTLPQAAPPAPSNSGTLLFAGGGAALAAVALAGAVVLPRGRRRGWRAGGDGGGR, encoded by the coding sequence ATGATCAGCAAGCTCCGCACCCCGTCGCGACTGCTCGTCTGCGCCGCTCTCACCGCCGGCGCCACCGGCCTGCTGCCGGTCCGTGCGACCGCCGCCGACCAGTGCGCCGCACCGGCCACCACGGTGGTGCACACCGTGCCGCCGCAGCAGACCAGGCTGGATCCGCAGCGGGCCTGGACGCTGACCCGGGGCGGCGGGGTCACCGTCGCCGTGCTCGACTCCGGCGTGGACGCCTCGGTGCCGCAGCTGGCCGGGCACGTGCTGCCGGGCGCCGACGTGGTCGGCGGCAGCGGGCGCGGCGACAGCGACTGCGTCGGCCACGGCACCTTCGTCGCGGGCCTGATCGCGGCGCAGCCGACCCCGGGCATCGGCTTCGCGGGCCTGGCGCCGGACGTGCGGATCCTGCCCGTCAAGCAGACCACCAACGGGCAGGACGGCAGCTCGGCGAGTCTGGCGCAGGCGATCGTCGCGGCGGTGGCCGGCGGCGCCCAGGTGATCAACATCTCGCTGTCCGCGGACGCGCCCAGCGACGAGCTGCAGACCGCCGTCCAGTACGCGCTGCAGCGCAACGTGGTGCTGGTCGCCGCCGCCGCCAACTCCGCGCGGCAGGGCAACCCGGTCACCTACCCCGCCGCCTACCCGGGCGTGATCGCGGTGGGTGCGGTGGACGAGACCGGAAAGCGCTCCGACTTCTCGGAGACCGGCAGCTTCCTCGACCTGGTCGCCCCCGGCACCAACATCCTCAGCCTGGGCACCCGTGGCCCGGGCCACGCCCTCGACCAGGGCACCAGCTTCGCCACGCCGTTCGTGACCGCCGTCGCCGCCCTGGTCCGCGCCTACCACCCCGAGTTGACGCCGGCCCAGGTCAAGCACCGGCTGGAGGTGACGGCCGACCACCCGGGCACGGCGCTGCCGAACCCGCAGGTGGGGTGGGGCATGGTGGACCCGTACGCGGCGGTGGCCACGATCCTGCCCGAGGAGGGCAAGCAGCCCACCCGCCCGGCGCCCTCCCCCGCCCCGCTGACGCTGCCTCAGGCCGCGCCGCCGGCACCGTCCAACAGCGGCACCCTGCTCTTCGCCGGCGGCGGCGCGGCCCTCGCCGCAGTGGCCCTGGCGGGAGCGGTGGTGCTGCCGCGCGGGCGACGGCGGGGGTGGCGAGCGGGCGGTGACGGGGGCGGACGGTGA
- a CDS encoding FtsX-like permease family protein, with protein sequence MRAVLRWIRADLRSHRLPSLLVVAATAGTVAALLLAGTLLGTADPWQRQFRQAQAPHVRIDTGSAAAAGAGTGAPIGDDPGLAALAQLPGVLSLTAQQHTANATLTGSGSGGGGDRIPLTLRADAPGAPRPLPTAGHWLDPTVLDGLVLERSAADAAWARPGDRLTLLGERGQLIQLQVLGIADSPDQIRYPEAGFGLGWVLPATLDLIQPDRAAQGRTVGLRLADPATAGYAAQRAVTSVGAGRVTRLSTWLDARADRAQDDRLAGLLLGLTGLAALLAAALAVAGAAGGRIRARTGDIALLKALGFTPAQVVRMFTAQHLLLAGAGALLGAGGAALAGRLWPVLAGGPLPVGPSVTGAVTAVALAAIGLAAALPAYRAAQVAPVPPAEGTRMGSAAPARPGSARCAGCRRLWSWV encoded by the coding sequence GTGCGCGCCGTCCTGCGGTGGATCCGCGCCGACCTGCGCTCGCACCGGCTACCCTCGCTGCTGGTGGTGGCGGCGACCGCCGGCACGGTGGCCGCACTGCTGCTCGCCGGCACCCTGCTGGGCACCGCCGACCCCTGGCAGCGCCAGTTCCGCCAGGCCCAGGCGCCGCACGTGCGGATCGACACCGGGTCGGCGGCAGCAGCGGGGGCGGGCACGGGCGCGCCGATCGGTGACGATCCCGGGCTGGCCGCGCTGGCCCAACTGCCCGGCGTCCTCTCGCTCACCGCCCAGCAGCACACGGCGAACGCGACACTGACCGGCAGTGGGAGCGGCGGGGGTGGTGACCGGATCCCGCTCACCCTGCGGGCGGACGCTCCGGGTGCCCCGCGACCGCTGCCGACCGCCGGCCATTGGCTGGACCCGACCGTCCTCGACGGACTGGTGCTGGAACGCTCGGCCGCCGACGCCGCCTGGGCCCGGCCCGGCGACCGGCTCACCCTGCTCGGCGAGCGGGGGCAGCTGATCCAGCTGCAGGTACTCGGCATCGCCGACAGCCCCGACCAGATCCGTTACCCCGAGGCCGGGTTCGGCCTCGGCTGGGTGCTGCCCGCCACCCTCGACCTGATCCAGCCCGACCGGGCCGCCCAGGGCCGCACCGTGGGACTGCGGCTCGCCGACCCCGCCACCGCCGGGTACGCGGCGCAGCGCGCCGTCACCTCGGTCGGCGCCGGCCGGGTGACCCGGCTGAGCACCTGGCTGGACGCGCGGGCCGACCGGGCCCAGGACGACCGGCTGGCCGGGCTGCTGCTCGGCCTCACCGGCCTGGCGGCGCTGCTCGCCGCCGCACTCGCGGTGGCGGGCGCGGCCGGCGGCCGGATCCGCGCGCGGACCGGCGACATCGCGCTGCTCAAGGCGCTCGGCTTCACGCCCGCCCAGGTGGTGCGGATGTTCACCGCGCAGCACCTGCTGCTCGCCGGCGCCGGCGCCCTGTTGGGCGCGGGCGGCGCCGCACTCGCAGGACGGCTCTGGCCGGTCCTCGCGGGCGGGCCACTACCCGTCGGGCCGTCGGTCACCGGCGCCGTCACGGCCGTGGCGCTCGCCGCCATCGGGCTGGCCGCCGCGCTGCCCGCCTACCGGGCCGCCCAGGTGGCACCGGTGCCGCCCGCCGAGGGCACCCGGATGGGCAGCGCGGCCCCCGCCCGGCCCGGCTCGGCGCGCTGCGCCGGCTGCCGCCGGCTCTGGTCCTGGGTCTGA